CCATGTAGAACTTGGAGCGTCGGATGCCGATTTCTTTCACGGTGACAACTTCGCCCGAGGGGAGTTTAATTTTGTCTCCCACGCGAAAGGGTTGATCAACCATAATCAGAAACCCGGCAATCAGATTGGCAATAGTGTCCTGAGCGGCCAGAGCAATGGCCAGTGAACTGACACCCAGCGTGGCCACCAGCGCACTGATGTTAATCCCAAACAGGCTGAGCAGTGTAATGAACGCCACGGACCAAAGAACCACAATCGTCAGCCGGTGAAAAAGAGGCAGGAATTTGTCGTCCAGTGTGGACTGCGTCTTTTGCACCACATTTTCGTTGTACCAGTGGAAAAAGGCCGTGAGCGCCCGGTGAAAAAAGAGGATCACAAAAAAGGTCAGGATGGTGTAGAACAACCGGGTGAGGATCAGTCCCAGCGAAGCAGACAGGTGCGGGCGTGCCCAGAGGGAATAGGCCAGATACCCGCACAACACAATGACCGCCAAGATAAACGAAAACAGGCTTTTT
This genomic window from Calditrichota bacterium contains:
- a CDS encoding mechanosensitive ion channel, translated to MKFGSNSIERSIIRKSLFSFILAVIVLCGYLAYSLWARPHLSASLGLILTRLFYTILTFFVILFFHRALTAFFHWYNENVVQKTQSTLDDKFLPLFHRLTIVVLWSVAFITLLSLFGINISALVATLGVSSLAIALAAQDTIANLIAGFLIMVDQPFRVGDKIKLPSGEVVTVKEIGIRRSKFYMEDKAVVIVPNVDLSKNKIVNFSYVEEAKTPNVT